In the genome of Rhopalosiphum padi isolate XX-2018 chromosome 1, ASM2088224v1, whole genome shotgun sequence, the window aaataaagtaaaaataatattatctttctaTGTGTtagatattaaaacaatttaaattattataaacctagGTACTAATTCTTATTTacgaattaaaatcaaaatatgtaagatttttgtataccatattttaagtaaacatCAATCTTCAATTTGTTAAGAAATATATTGCCAATTAATTTGTCatatcaacaatttatattCATCACTCAATCAGTCAATATAAATAGTAGATATCAAAAAATGTCCATAGTATAAACggttttataataaacgtatgGGTTCCTACTTATTAGACATGTTAGCGTTTCAAACAAacagtttacaaaaaaaaaaaattggttttgtaCAATAAgacagatattaatttattaatttttttacaattctccatttaaaatttattaatatgaagaaacaatattttcagtCCTCAAATCCATAAGTGCATTCTCCTTTAGTGTCTTGAACCATTCCTTCTAGACACTGTCTCAACTTGGGTTGTATCAATTTCATTTGGAAGTTTTGCTTTGGAATGACCTTTATTGTAGTAGTGTTATATTTACCAATGATTAAGCCATTCTGATTAATCTTATCGGAAACCTTAACTTTCCGCGCAGAAAATATATTCCGAATCAACATTTTATTCACAGTATTGGGATCATATGTTGCAACATTGTTTTTTCCTgaatacaaaacattattgGTAGTATATTTACTTTCAGATTCTATTGTAATTTGAGTAGGTGATATGCTTTGACGATGATTAGGCGAAGTTCGAATCATATCTCTTCCATATACTGTCATAGCTACGGAAACagtcaacaacaataacaaaaaattcatAATGAAGTAcgtaatatatctaatataatgcgttatattaatttataaacaacataaaatatattagcaaACAAtctcataaataaaatttactaaagCCGTCAGAGTTATAACTGATTACTAATAAAACACCAATCTtggattacaataataatattataaaatgtgtaaccAGCTAATTTAATACCCCTCTTTTTCcactcaataaaaatatattaccatcTTATcactaatagttaaaaaatgttaattacattatttatttaccaacGTGTATATTGTATGCCACCTTACTACTCGTTAAATCttaacttacaattgtattGTTAATGCGTTGTACTAGATTTAGAACGGTTTTCACTTTTTTCTCCAATcaaatacaattcaaatattaaaatgtatttttttcatacatgtTCACATAAACGCATAACAAAAAACCACTGCCAACTGCCAACGTTGTAATTCCTAAATATATATTCTCGTCTTTGTTAATTCACATAAAACAAAATCCTCCCCCCCAcaacacatttaattttatattcttttgtgagaagtgaatattatttttgataataattatttcatcttatgttataatattaattaaatataaagattataaaatatacaataacataataaattagaaataataggCAATAAACAtaagaataacaattattttcattttcattttttgtttttatgaatgtatataaatagaaatttcaaactatgtatgattatttattatgatgatgGAGCTAGAATTTTATTACTACGTAAATGCAA includes:
- the LOC132918086 gene encoding uncharacterized protein LOC132918086, giving the protein MNFLLLLLTVSVAMTVYGRDMIRTSPNHRQSISPTQITIESESKYTTNNVLYSGKNNVATYDPNTVNKMLIRNIFSARKVKVSDKINQNGLIIGKYNTTTIKVIPKQNFQMKLIQPKLRQCLEGMVQDTKGECTYGFED